A window of the Polaribacter batillariae genome harbors these coding sequences:
- a CDS encoding IS1380 family transposase, which produces MVNLPIEYSSKKVTPFGGMSLMKRFIDQTEIREQLAQLDLPQPSSNAGYNPAHITEAFWLSIWTGASRYIHCDWLRYDSTLQDIFGWNRMPSQSTYSRFFGKFSQKRNTEVFPKLQHWFFKQLDVDNLTIDFDSTVITRYGEQQGSAKGYNPNKKGRNSHHPLMAFVSQTRMVANAWLRPGNTADSSSCKEFMEETFNEALKDKRVGLVRADSGFYTQDLLDYLEGKQLNYIMAARMYPNIKNAVWGLDNWIELTKGIELNEMIFNHTDGKSRRYIVIKKKVEDRPKAAGKLLFDDLPGYRFSCYVTNLDLPLDQVWNIYNTRADCENRIKELKEDFGLDNFCLKDFWATEASFRFIMVAYNLMSLFRHFALNHHNRATLKTLKVYCFALGAWTVNHANRKVLKIALNTKKRPWMDGLFSQINDLSPPFVYS; this is translated from the coding sequence ATGGTTAATCTCCCTATTGAGTATTCAAGTAAGAAAGTCACCCCTTTTGGAGGGATGAGCTTAATGAAGCGTTTTATTGATCAAACAGAAATTAGAGAACAACTAGCACAATTAGATTTACCTCAACCAAGCTCTAATGCAGGTTATAATCCTGCACATATAACTGAAGCTTTTTGGTTGAGTATTTGGACAGGAGCTTCTCGTTATATCCATTGTGATTGGTTACGTTATGATAGCACATTGCAAGATATTTTTGGATGGAATCGTATGCCATCACAAAGTACCTATAGTCGTTTTTTTGGCAAGTTTTCTCAAAAGCGCAATACAGAAGTATTTCCAAAGTTGCAACATTGGTTTTTCAAGCAATTAGATGTTGACAACTTAACTATAGATTTTGATAGCACAGTTATTACAAGATATGGAGAGCAACAAGGTAGCGCAAAAGGTTATAATCCCAATAAAAAAGGCAGGAACTCACATCACCCATTAATGGCCTTTGTAAGCCAAACCAGAATGGTTGCCAATGCTTGGTTAAGACCAGGCAATACAGCAGATAGTAGTAGCTGTAAAGAGTTTATGGAAGAAACCTTCAATGAAGCTTTAAAGGACAAAAGAGTTGGTTTAGTTCGTGCAGATAGTGGTTTTTACACACAAGATTTATTAGATTATCTAGAAGGCAAACAACTCAATTACATTATGGCAGCACGTATGTACCCAAATATAAAAAATGCAGTTTGGGGTTTGGATAATTGGATAGAACTCACAAAAGGAATTGAGCTTAATGAGATGATTTTTAACCATACAGATGGTAAGTCAAGGCGCTATATTGTCATAAAAAAGAAAGTAGAAGATCGTCCAAAAGCAGCTGGAAAATTACTTTTTGATGATCTGCCTGGTTATCGTTTTAGTTGCTATGTAACCAATCTAGATTTACCGCTAGACCAAGTTTGGAATATCTACAACACCAGAGCTGATTGTGAAAACAGAATCAAAGAACTCAAAGAAGACTTTGGATTAGATAACTTTTGTTTAAAGGATTTTTGGGCAACTGAGGCTTCCTTTAGATTCATTATGGTGGCTTATAACCTAATGAGTTTGTTTAGACATTTTGCCTTAAATCATCATAATCGAGCAACTTTAAAAACCCTAAAAGTCTATTGCTTTGCATTAGGAGCTTGGACAGTAAATCATGCTAACAGAAAGGTCTTAAAGATTGCTTTAAACACTAAAAAAAGACCTTGGATGGATGGCTTATTCTCCCAAATTAATGATTTAAGTCCTCCTTTTGTGTATTCCTAA
- a CDS encoding BlaI/MecI/CopY family transcriptional regulator codes for MQLSKTEEQLMQYLWKRKKAFLKDLLEDFPEPKPATTTVATLLKRITDKGFINYKLFGKSREYYPIIKKTDYFSNHVNGLIKNFFNDSASQFASFFTKETNLSTEELEELKKVIDSQIKKQQK; via the coding sequence ATGCAATTATCTAAAACCGAAGAACAATTAATGCAGTATTTATGGAAACGTAAAAAAGCATTTTTAAAAGATTTATTAGAAGATTTTCCAGAGCCAAAACCAGCCACAACAACAGTAGCAACTTTGCTAAAAAGAATAACTGATAAAGGTTTTATCAACTATAAATTATTTGGAAAATCGAGAGAATATTATCCGATTATTAAAAAGACCGATTATTTTTCGAACCATGTAAATGGCTTAATAAAAAATTTCTTTAATGATTCTGCGAGCCAATTTGCCTCTTTTTTTACAAAGGAAACCAACCTTTCTACAGAAGAGCTAGAAGAATTAAAAAAGGTAATTGACAGTCAAATTAAAAAGCAACAAAAATGA
- a CDS encoding peptidylprolyl isomerase, translating to MKNKLILLVSVVLFASCATKKFKEKWLEKEAPATFKARFETTQGNFDIEATREWSPKGVDRLYQLIKYGYYNDVAIYRVVPNFVAQFGIHNDSLINKSWQKGIEDEPVIMKNDSMTISFARGGVNTRSNQIFINLKENHRLDKLAYSGVTGFPVVAKVIAGQENVLKFYDGYGDKLGRQQGKINKLGNAFLRENYPKVDYIKKAYFIK from the coding sequence ATGAAAAATAAATTAATACTATTGGTAAGTGTCGTGCTTTTCGCATCTTGTGCGACTAAAAAATTTAAAGAAAAATGGTTAGAAAAAGAAGCACCAGCAACTTTTAAGGCAAGATTTGAAACGACACAAGGTAATTTTGATATTGAAGCAACCAGAGAATGGTCTCCAAAAGGAGTAGATCGTTTGTATCAGTTAATTAAATATGGTTATTATAATGATGTTGCGATTTATAGAGTAGTACCAAATTTTGTGGCTCAATTTGGTATTCATAACGATTCTTTAATTAATAAAAGCTGGCAAAAAGGTATTGAAGATGAACCTGTAATTATGAAAAATGATTCTATGACGATTTCATTTGCTAGAGGAGGAGTAAACACAAGATCGAATCAAATTTTTATCAATTTAAAAGAAAACCATCGGCTAGATAAATTGGCATATTCTGGTGTTACAGGTTTTCCTGTGGTTGCAAAAGTAATTGCTGGGCAAGAAAATGTTTTAAAGTTTTACGATGGTTATGGAGATAAATTAGGAAGACAACAAGGTAAAATTAATAAATTGGGCAATGCTTTTTTACGAGAAAACTATCCAAAGGTAGATTATATTAAAAAAGCGTATTTTATAAAATAA
- a CDS encoding OmpA family protein, with amino-acid sequence MKKLLLGALLLGSIFQANAQDFNKWSIDVGAGVHTPVFPLASGYNPEIKHPDFWQTNLGVRYMFNEKFGLRLDLGYNKFTEGKNSKPFESNYYRATLEGVVNAGNILNFKSWTNRFNLLFHGGAGLSRLYPKSPVEVSRDQVINVMAGITPQVKLTDRVSLFLDVSAIGHFYQQRTFDGTTTVKRRGLTGGIFNYSAGLNIALGSHEKHADWYSEDVMETNELEEIQKRLQQAEDKIAELKKKNTDFDKNKLMSELDRRYNKATNNNTTNTVANTDFIKELFNNGYVNVYFDVDKTTIQKGSHNAINYLKLYMKENTSVKAELVGYADETGANGYNQTLSTNRAKKVYDILVASGIDANRLSYKGEGEDTSVAKDARQLARRVTLFIK; translated from the coding sequence ATGAAAAAATTATTACTAGGAGCACTTTTATTGGGTTCCATATTTCAAGCAAACGCTCAAGATTTTAACAAATGGTCTATAGATGTAGGTGCTGGTGTTCATACACCTGTATTTCCACTTGCTTCGGGTTACAATCCAGAAATTAAACATCCAGATTTTTGGCAAACTAACTTAGGGGTTAGATACATGTTTAACGAAAAATTTGGGTTGCGCTTAGATTTGGGGTACAATAAATTTACCGAAGGTAAAAACAGTAAACCTTTTGAATCTAACTATTACAGAGCTACTTTAGAAGGTGTTGTAAATGCAGGAAATATCTTAAACTTTAAAAGTTGGACAAACCGTTTTAATCTTTTATTCCATGGTGGAGCAGGTCTTTCTAGGTTATACCCAAAATCGCCTGTAGAAGTTAGTCGAGACCAAGTAATTAATGTAATGGCTGGTATTACTCCACAAGTAAAATTAACGGATAGGGTTTCTTTATTTTTAGATGTATCTGCAATTGGTCATTTTTATCAACAACGTACTTTCGATGGAACAACAACTGTTAAAAGAAGAGGTTTAACTGGTGGTATTTTTAACTATTCTGCTGGTTTAAACATTGCTTTAGGTAGCCACGAAAAACATGCAGATTGGTACTCAGAAGATGTTATGGAAACAAACGAGTTAGAAGAAATTCAAAAACGTTTGCAACAAGCAGAAGATAAAATTGCTGAGTTGAAAAAGAAAAATACTGACTTTGATAAAAATAAATTAATGTCGGAATTAGATCGTAGATATAACAAAGCAACCAATAACAACACTACAAATACAGTTGCAAATACAGACTTTATTAAAGAGTTGTTTAATAATGGTTACGTAAATGTTTATTTCGATGTTGATAAAACAACCATTCAAAAAGGTTCTCATAATGCCATTAACTACTTAAAGTTATACATGAAAGAAAACACATCTGTAAAAGCAGAATTGGTGGGTTATGCAGATGAAACTGGAGCTAACGGATACAACCAAACGTTATCTACAAACAGAGCCAAAAAAGTGTATGATATTTTAGTAGCTTCAGGTATCGATGCGAACAGATTGTCTTATAAAGGTGAAGGTGAAGACACCAGTGTTGCTAAAGATGCTAGACAATTAGCTAGAAGAGTAACACTTTTTATCAAATAG
- a CDS encoding M56 family metallopeptidase has translation MIIYLLKSATCLALLLFFYHFMLEKEKMHNFNRFHLLGSVFFSFLAPLTTFTTYVKPVVVNTVPKTIEDSFFVENTTPILIEESINFSQIILGIYLFIFAMLLFRFGRNLFKIIRKIGQNEKVNHGKATLVLVNDKILPHTFWNFIFINKNDFNDGKIEAELFTHELTHVTQKHTFDVLFIELLQAIFWINPLFIFLKKAIQLNHEFLADEKVINLYKNPFQYQHLLLNKAAWNNEYYLASNLNYSLTKKRLEMMTTQSSKTIIWLKKLAVMPLLAAFIFLFAERVEAQKVIVEEKEEPIETIYEQAVSKKKNKIETIYEQAYTNQDKKIETGFTKIKKQNYYYVKVDNNTKYYNKDGKLTNSSGKILSNRRAKASSVLPDNYITKTFYNGTVFCEFFDDKPELRIQLNKVLRELLKTSDKKNKSLKESNDKSKLDKKYIDSPIPSNSSSKQFIPKKLQFEPEESTKLEDLNTLKDSYLNDTIPQKPIASKKQMQEYKTLLTAGKKNNIYKQKNIVKMQNIYNSMSATQKKSVENVFEIVPPPPKPDWVYTYQRLASKVKRTDDNRKANLIYLKEIYNNKMSNKPELCNR, from the coding sequence ATGATTATTTACCTCTTAAAATCAGCAACTTGTTTAGCACTTTTGCTATTTTTCTATCATTTTATGTTGGAAAAAGAAAAGATGCACAATTTTAATCGTTTTCACTTGTTAGGAAGTGTGTTTTTTTCATTTTTAGCGCCATTAACAACTTTTACAACCTATGTAAAACCAGTGGTTGTAAATACAGTTCCAAAAACCATAGAAGATTCTTTTTTTGTGGAAAATACCACTCCAATACTTATAGAAGAAAGTATCAATTTTTCTCAAATAATTCTTGGAATCTACTTATTTATTTTCGCGATGCTATTATTTAGGTTTGGAAGAAATTTATTTAAAATTATAAGAAAAATAGGTCAAAATGAAAAAGTAAACCACGGAAAAGCAACACTTGTTTTGGTAAATGATAAAATACTACCACACACATTTTGGAATTTTATTTTCATCAACAAAAACGATTTTAATGATGGAAAAATAGAAGCAGAATTATTTACACATGAATTAACACATGTAACTCAAAAACATACTTTTGACGTTTTATTTATAGAACTTTTGCAAGCTATTTTTTGGATAAATCCGTTGTTTATTTTCTTAAAAAAAGCAATCCAATTAAATCATGAATTTTTAGCCGACGAAAAGGTTATCAATCTATATAAAAATCCATTCCAATACCAGCATTTATTATTAAATAAAGCTGCTTGGAACAACGAATATTACTTGGCCAGTAATTTGAATTATTCACTCACAAAAAAAAGATTAGAAATGATGACAACACAAAGTTCTAAAACCATAATCTGGTTAAAAAAACTGGCTGTAATGCCACTTTTAGCAGCATTTATCTTCCTCTTTGCAGAAAGAGTTGAGGCTCAAAAAGTAATAGTAGAAGAAAAGGAAGAACCTATTGAAACTATTTATGAACAAGCAGTTTCTAAAAAGAAAAATAAAATTGAAACTATTTACGAGCAGGCTTACACAAATCAAGATAAAAAAATAGAAACAGGTTTTACAAAAATAAAGAAGCAAAATTATTATTATGTAAAAGTGGACAACAACACAAAATATTACAATAAAGATGGTAAATTAACCAATAGTTCTGGTAAAATACTTTCTAATAGAAGGGCAAAAGCAAGTTCTGTATTACCTGACAATTATATTACTAAAACATTCTATAATGGTACTGTTTTTTGCGAATTTTTTGATGATAAACCAGAATTAAGAATTCAACTAAATAAAGTTTTAAGAGAATTATTAAAAACTTCTGATAAAAAAAATAAGTCTTTAAAAGAGTCTAATGATAAAAGTAAACTAGACAAAAAATATATAGATTCTCCAATACCGAGTAATTCATCTTCTAAGCAATTTATTCCTAAAAAATTACAATTTGAACCAGAAGAAAGCACAAAATTGGAAGACCTAAATACTTTAAAAGACAGTTACTTAAACGATACAATCCCACAAAAACCAATTGCTTCAAAAAAGCAAATGCAAGAGTATAAAACACTTTTGACGGCTGGAAAAAAAAACAATATTTACAAACAAAAAAATATTGTAAAAATGCAAAACATTTATAATTCAATGTCTGCAACGCAAAAAAAATCAGTTGAAAATGTTTTTGAAATTGTTCCTCCACCACCAAAACCAGACTGGGTATATACTTATCAAAGACTTGCTAGTAAAGTAAAACGAACTGATGATAACAGAAAGGCAAACCTAATTTATTTGAAAGAAATTTATAACAATAAAATGTCTAATAAACCTGAATTATGCAATAGATGA